One part of the Polycyclovorans algicola TG408 genome encodes these proteins:
- a CDS encoding glutaminyl-peptide cyclotransferase, with amino-acid sequence MTRIGQWIFGLTALFFSANVCAESQKSTPVWAHEIVAEYPHDPTHFTQGLLWHDDALIESTGLYGRSGLYRKSLTSGETLKRYALDPRLFGEGITVHGRRIWQLTWREGVILIYSLDLEPLAHFRLTTQGWGLTGNGRRIWMTDGSATLYELSPDDGQIIGRVTVKERGRPVHLLNELEWIDGLIFANRFGKDDIVIFDPDDGRVVGRLDLRDLRQRLTRPAGWSPSDHVLNGIAWRADTRQLLVTGKSWPTLFALTLDWPERSRNEKQ; translated from the coding sequence ATGACGCGTATTGGCCAATGGATTTTCGGACTCACGGCATTGTTTTTCTCCGCGAATGTCTGTGCCGAGTCGCAGAAATCAACGCCGGTTTGGGCGCATGAAATCGTCGCCGAGTACCCACACGACCCGACGCATTTCACCCAAGGTTTGCTCTGGCACGACGACGCATTGATCGAAAGCACCGGGCTCTACGGGCGCTCCGGTCTTTATCGGAAATCATTGACGTCTGGCGAGACTCTGAAGCGCTACGCGCTCGATCCGCGTCTGTTCGGCGAGGGCATCACCGTGCACGGTCGACGCATCTGGCAACTGACTTGGCGCGAGGGTGTGATCCTGATTTATTCGCTTGACCTGGAGCCGCTTGCGCACTTTCGCCTGACCACCCAGGGCTGGGGCTTGACCGGTAACGGCCGGCGCATCTGGATGACCGACGGCAGCGCAACGCTGTATGAACTGTCGCCCGACGATGGCCAGATCATCGGCCGCGTCACTGTGAAGGAACGCGGCCGACCGGTTCATCTACTCAACGAACTGGAATGGATTGACGGGCTGATATTTGCCAACCGCTTTGGCAAGGACGACATCGTCATCTTCGACCCTGATGACGGGCGCGTGGTGGGGCGACTGGACCTGCGCGACCTGCGGCAACGCCTGACGCGACCCGCAGGCTGGTCACCCAGCGATCACGTTTTGAATGGCATCGCCTGGCGTGCCGACACACGGCAACTTCTGGTGACCGGAAAGTCATGGCCGACCCTGTTCGCCTTGACGCTCGACTGGCCAGAACGGTCACGGAACGAAAAACAATGA
- a CDS encoding IS630 family transposase yields MKCKRSSDGRSIDHHSLQVMRQQAIKAMREGQPAASVAAAFGVNVRSVHRWLADFVNGGQNALLAKPIPGRPPKVSADEMRWLAQTVRDHSPLQYRFQFGLWTLSLIAELIRREFGKKLSLASVSRIMKLLGFSAQKPLYQAWQQDAALVHQWEQETYPAIRAEARAAGATIYFADESGIRSDYHTGSTWAPRGQTPVVQVTGRRFSLNMISAVSPRGDFRFMVHEGSVTSQVFREFLKRLMIGAEQPVFVVVDGHPIHKAKLIKNYVDSLNGQLKLFFLPPYSPQLNPDEQVWAHVKRQVSRQLVQSKDEMKRLAIGALRRIQRLPELVKSFFRQPECKYAAG; encoded by the coding sequence ATGAAATGCAAGCGCTCATCGGATGGTCGTTCTATCGATCATCATTCATTGCAGGTAATGCGACAGCAGGCGATCAAGGCCATGCGTGAAGGCCAGCCTGCGGCAAGTGTTGCTGCGGCTTTTGGTGTGAACGTTCGCAGTGTTCACAGGTGGTTGGCTGACTTTGTCAATGGCGGGCAGAACGCGCTGCTGGCCAAGCCCATCCCCGGCAGACCACCAAAGGTCAGTGCTGACGAGATGCGCTGGCTCGCACAGACGGTACGGGATCACTCGCCGTTGCAGTACCGCTTTCAGTTTGGCCTTTGGACGCTGTCGCTGATTGCCGAACTGATTCGCCGTGAGTTTGGCAAGAAGCTGTCGCTGGCCTCTGTCAGCCGAATCATGAAGCTGCTGGGCTTCAGTGCACAGAAGCCGTTGTATCAGGCTTGGCAGCAGGATGCGGCGTTGGTGCATCAATGGGAACAGGAAACCTACCCCGCCATCCGGGCCGAGGCGCGTGCAGCGGGCGCGACGATCTACTTTGCCGACGAGTCCGGCATTCGGTCGGACTACCACACCGGCAGCACCTGGGCGCCGCGTGGGCAGACCCCGGTGGTGCAAGTCACCGGACGACGCTTCTCGTTGAACATGATCTCGGCGGTGAGTCCACGCGGAGATTTCCGATTTATGGTCCATGAGGGCTCAGTGACTTCGCAGGTGTTTCGGGAATTTCTGAAGCGGTTGATGATCGGGGCCGAGCAGCCGGTTTTCGTGGTGGTCGACGGTCACCCCATCCACAAGGCAAAGCTGATCAAAAACTACGTCGACAGCCTGAATGGACAGCTCAAGCTCTTCTTCTTGCCGCCCTACTCGCCGCAATTGAACCCCGACGAACAGGTCTGGGCCCATGTGAAACGGCAGGTCTCGCGCCAGTTGGTGCAGAGCAAAGATGAAATGAAGCGCCTTGCCATCGGTGCGCTCCGACGAATCCAGCGGCTACCCGAACTCGTGAAATCATTCTTCCGACAGCCCGAGTGCAAATATGCGGCAGGGTGA